In a single window of the Selenomonadales bacterium genome:
- a CDS encoding dihydroorotase, with product MKLILKGGCVIDPANGIEQIADVLIEDGKIAQVGTDITAEGAEIKDVTGKVVAPGFIDLHMHLREPGLEAKEDMQTATQAAAAGGFTTISCMPNTKPVVDSLVLVNGLKQRAQEVGITKVQVIGAVSKGQKGEELAELGDMCQAGVMAFSDDGHYVNNSNLFMNALDYIVPFGKRIISHAEVHSLVCDGHMHEGARSAMLGVKGRPSVAEDIAVARDLLIADYIGGKVHIAHVSTKGAVELIRQAKARGIDVTAEVTPHHLSLTDEIVTMANTATKVNPPLRSRDHVEAMIQGLKDGTIDAIATDHSPHAFEEKDREYCFAPSGFSGLETALGVVLTHLYHTGLFTLSEVVERMTAAPARVMDLAEGTLSVGASADVVVFDPDAEWTVDPKEFYTKAKMTPYEGMKLKGKAVMTIVNGKVVMENGQITASCL from the coding sequence TTGAAGCTGATTCTTAAAGGCGGATGCGTTATCGATCCGGCAAACGGTATTGAACAGATTGCCGATGTATTGATCGAAGACGGTAAAATTGCACAGGTTGGAACTGATATTACGGCAGAAGGTGCCGAAATCAAAGATGTAACAGGCAAGGTTGTTGCTCCGGGCTTTATTGACCTCCACATGCACTTGCGTGAACCGGGTCTGGAAGCAAAAGAAGATATGCAGACAGCAACACAGGCTGCGGCAGCGGGCGGTTTTACGACGATCTCCTGCATGCCAAATACAAAACCTGTTGTAGACAGTCTTGTACTTGTAAATGGTCTGAAACAGCGCGCACAAGAAGTCGGTATTACAAAAGTACAGGTTATCGGTGCGGTCAGCAAAGGCCAAAAAGGGGAAGAACTTGCAGAACTTGGCGATATGTGCCAAGCGGGTGTAATGGCTTTCTCCGATGATGGGCATTATGTTAATAATTCGAACCTTTTCATGAATGCACTTGACTATATCGTGCCGTTCGGCAAACGTATCATCTCGCATGCAGAAGTTCATTCGCTCGTATGCGACGGTCATATGCACGAAGGCGCACGTTCGGCCATGCTTGGTGTCAAAGGTCGTCCGTCGGTTGCAGAAGATATTGCAGTAGCACGTGATCTCTTGATCGCAGATTATATTGGCGGTAAAGTCCATATCGCTCATGTCAGCACAAAAGGTGCAGTTGAACTTATCCGTCAGGCGAAAGCACGCGGCATCGATGTAACGGCGGAAGTAACGCCGCATCACTTGTCGCTTACTGATGAGATCGTAACGATGGCGAACACGGCAACGAAAGTCAATCCGCCGCTTCGTTCGCGTGACCATGTTGAGGCAATGATCCAGGGTCTTAAAGACGGTACGATCGATGCGATCGCAACAGATCATTCTCCGCACGCATTCGAAGAAAAAGACCGCGAATATTGCTTCGCTCCGAGCGGTTTCTCCGGCCTCGAGACGGCACTTGGCGTTGTCTTGACACATTTGTACCATACGGGTCTTTTCACGTTGTCTGAAGTCGTAGAACGTATGACGGCTGCTCCGGCTCGCGTTATGGATCTCGCTGAAGGTACTTTGTCGGTCGGTGCTTCTGCCGATGTGGTCGTATTCGATCCTGATGCAGAGTGGACGGTTGATCCGAAAGAATTCTATACAAAAGCAAAAATGACACCGTACGAAGGCATGAAGCTGAAAGGGAAAGCTGTCATGACGATCGTTAACGGTAAGGTTGTAATGGAGAACGGACAGATCACTGCATCGTGTCTGTAA
- a CDS encoding carbamoyl phosphate synthase small subunit — MKGKLVLEDGSVFHGELVQACDAVGEVVFYTGMGGYHDVLSDPSYSGQIVTMTYPLMGNIGMIDLLEQKPFVGGFIISELCEKPNHYLNKTTLGEYLEKTNTPCLYNVDTRAITRHIRNNGTMRGVIVADDMAQADVDALLAQAAVTNLVEAVTTKEAYAVGEGDVHVVVLDLGVKPGVLDFLQNKGARVTVVPATATAEEILALDPSGIVISNGPGNPKDVSADVVATVKALAGKKPLLGIALGHQVIALALGADTTKLKFGHRGANQPVKDLANGRVYIMSENYSYVVDEASLAGTELEVVQKNVNDDSVEALRHKSLPIFTIQYYPEANVETADNYEVVGQFWALMEKGE, encoded by the coding sequence ATGAAAGGGAAATTGGTATTGGAAGACGGCAGTGTATTTCACGGCGAGCTGGTACAGGCTTGCGATGCTGTCGGTGAAGTAGTGTTCTATACAGGTATGGGTGGATACCATGATGTTTTGAGCGATCCTTCGTACAGCGGACAGATCGTTACGATGACATATCCGCTTATGGGTAATATCGGTATGATCGATCTCTTGGAACAGAAACCGTTCGTAGGCGGTTTTATCATTAGTGAATTGTGTGAAAAACCGAATCACTACTTGAACAAAACGACGCTTGGCGAATACTTGGAAAAAACGAATACACCGTGTCTTTATAATGTAGATACACGTGCTATCACGCGTCACATTCGTAACAATGGTACGATGAGAGGCGTTATCGTAGCAGATGATATGGCACAGGCTGATGTCGATGCACTTCTTGCACAGGCGGCAGTAACGAATCTTGTAGAAGCTGTTACGACGAAAGAAGCATACGCAGTAGGTGAGGGCGACGTACATGTTGTCGTGCTCGATCTCGGCGTAAAACCGGGTGTCTTGGATTTCTTGCAAAACAAAGGCGCACGCGTAACGGTCGTTCCCGCAACGGCGACGGCAGAAGAGATCCTTGCTCTCGATCCGAGCGGTATCGTGATCTCGAACGGCCCGGGCAATCCGAAAGATGTATCGGCTGATGTCGTGGCTACAGTAAAAGCTCTCGCAGGCAAAAAACCGTTACTCGGTATTGCGCTCGGTCATCAGGTTATCGCACTTGCACTCGGTGCTGATACGACGAAATTGAAATTCGGTCATCGTGGTGCGAACCAGCCGGTCAAAGACTTGGCTAACGGCCGTGTATATATCATGTCGGAAAACTACAGCTACGTTGTTGATGAAGCATCGCTTGCAGGCACAGAACTTGAAGTAGTGCAGAAAAATGTCAACGATGATTCGGTCGAAGCACTTCGCCATAAGAGCCTTCCGATCTTCACGATTCAATATTATCCGGAAGCAAATGTTGAAACGGCAGACAATTATGAAGTAGTAGGCCAATTCTGGGCGCTTATGGAAAAGGGGGAATAA